From a single Bacillus pseudomycoides DSM 12442 genomic region:
- a CDS encoding ABC transporter permease has translation MNFRQFACNNVIRNKRLYIGHFLSSTFAVMIFFTFELLAFHPYFTGKLASTSATMSALGTQGFKIAQYLIIFFSFFFILYSVTAFLKTRKREFGILMLHGMANSQLHKLIFIENMFIGCCSILVGIGLGLVFGKLVLLLSASLLALKGGLPFYFPYKAILITGLSFLILFIVVSLYTTRMMKISQLIGLMKSEEKPKPEPKSSKWLALLSILFIGIGYASAFYLYTALWKGNSFVYVMLACVFFTVVGTYFLFTQLSFYLIQTLKKRQHTFFKKTNLLTLSELAYRMTDNAKTLFLVSILSAVAFTSIGVCLAVGSSTFAQSQTPYAFSYTSYKGNVEEASHIAQIKKQLNNADFSYKLISPTVFTTENMADIMKLTDYNASAKILGYPVETLQNEQDSLILPSKSRLRGESQDEFKKEISSLTLQEGNIRIDVSGKKILMDNVLCPSFGFISVVSDSVYEQIINTPPLQKQEHNQYTQYGFLIKNWPETEDISKQFMKMFPYDSEKMNPPYKFESLFLQWLEGKQENGLLSIISVLVGIVFFVFAISFLYFRLFTDLDRDKKQYEMLSKVGLTQKELKKIVTQQISILFFVPIVIAIIHSSVAFVALQYLAQRKYIDLSVTGNSILIFTSFICVQIIYFLIIRRNYLRQIIQLPR, from the coding sequence ATGAATTTTCGTCAATTCGCATGTAATAACGTCATTCGCAATAAACGATTATATATCGGTCATTTTTTAAGTAGTACATTTGCTGTTATGATTTTTTTCACTTTCGAGTTACTTGCATTTCACCCTTATTTCACTGGGAAACTTGCATCGACAAGTGCAACCATGAGTGCTTTGGGCACACAAGGATTTAAGATAGCTCAATATTTGATTATATTTTTTTCCTTTTTCTTCATTCTATATTCTGTCACTGCGTTTTTAAAAACAAGAAAGCGAGAATTTGGAATTTTAATGCTCCATGGTATGGCTAACTCCCAATTACACAAACTGATCTTTATTGAAAATATGTTCATTGGGTGTTGCTCTATTCTTGTTGGTATTGGACTTGGACTTGTTTTTGGAAAATTAGTTTTGTTACTGAGCGCTTCCCTTTTGGCATTAAAAGGTGGTCTTCCATTTTATTTTCCATACAAAGCGATTCTAATAACAGGTCTCTCGTTCCTCATTCTATTTATAGTTGTTTCTTTGTACACTACGCGAATGATGAAAATATCTCAGCTTATCGGACTCATGAAATCAGAAGAAAAACCAAAACCAGAACCAAAGTCATCTAAATGGTTAGCTTTACTCTCTATTCTTTTTATTGGTATAGGATATGCATCAGCATTTTATTTATATACTGCGTTATGGAAAGGAAATAGTTTTGTATATGTCATGTTAGCTTGCGTCTTTTTCACTGTAGTAGGAACATACTTTTTATTTACCCAACTTAGCTTTTATCTCATCCAAACATTGAAGAAGCGTCAACATACTTTCTTTAAAAAGACCAATCTGTTAACCCTTTCAGAGCTAGCGTATCGAATGACAGATAATGCGAAAACGCTATTTCTAGTGAGTATTCTTTCTGCTGTTGCTTTTACTTCTATTGGTGTTTGTCTTGCTGTAGGAAGCAGTACATTCGCACAATCTCAGACTCCTTATGCATTTAGTTATACATCTTATAAGGGAAATGTGGAGGAAGCATCTCATATTGCTCAGATAAAAAAACAATTGAATAATGCTGACTTTTCCTATAAATTGATCTCTCCTACTGTTTTCACAACAGAAAATATGGCAGATATCATGAAGCTTACTGATTATAATGCATCCGCTAAAATACTAGGATATCCTGTTGAAACTTTGCAGAATGAACAAGACAGCCTCATTCTTCCATCAAAAAGTAGGCTTAGAGGGGAATCCCAAGATGAATTTAAAAAAGAAATTTCGTCTCTTACACTGCAGGAAGGGAATATACGTATCGATGTTTCTGGTAAAAAAATATTAATGGATAATGTACTTTGCCCTTCTTTTGGTTTTATTTCTGTTGTTTCTGATTCCGTTTACGAACAAATTATCAATACGCCACCATTACAAAAACAGGAACACAATCAATATACACAATATGGATTTTTAATTAAAAATTGGCCAGAAACGGAAGATATTTCTAAACAATTCATGAAGATGTTCCCTTATGATAGCGAAAAAATGAATCCACCTTATAAGTTTGAATCCTTATTTTTACAGTGGTTAGAAGGAAAACAAGAAAATGGACTTCTGTCTATCATTAGTGTATTAGTAGGGATTGTATTTTTTGTGTTTGCGATCAGCTTTTTGTACTTCCGTCTATTTACAGATTTAGATCGAGACAAAAAACAGTATGAAATGCTTTCTAAAGTAGGGTTAACCCAAAAAGAGTTAAAGAAAATTGTCACACAACAAATTAGCATATTGTTTTTTGTACCAATTGTAATTGCGATAATTCATAGTAGCGTGGCCTTTGTAGCATTACAATATTTAGCGCAGCGTAAGTATATAGATTTATCTGTTACAGGAAATTCCATTCTTATATTCACAAGTTTTATATGCGTACAGATCATTTATTTCTTAATTATCCGAAGAAATTATTTGCGTCAGATAATTCAATTACCACGCTAA
- a CDS encoding MerR family transcriptional regulator produces MELKSEMYTPKIVADSLGVTPDLLKVWSNEFNIQTERSQGGHRRYSKENIEELKAIKEKIHVQKWSYDQVRAWKNGELDSFVSKEEKSELEKKLDEVLENQQLQNQFNQALVQKLQEITNELVTTKEYLANTERKLTEVEGKNSELEVFIEKKLEKRDQLLLENIRDIQKQNQKQKRKGVFGLFKD; encoded by the coding sequence TTGGAACTAAAATCGGAAATGTATACACCGAAAATTGTTGCGGATAGTTTAGGGGTAACTCCCGATTTATTAAAAGTATGGTCAAATGAATTTAATATACAAACCGAGCGAAGTCAGGGAGGACATCGCAGGTATTCTAAGGAAAATATTGAAGAATTAAAAGCTATAAAAGAAAAAATACATGTACAAAAATGGTCTTACGATCAAGTTCGAGCATGGAAGAATGGAGAACTTGATTCGTTTGTTTCAAAAGAAGAAAAATCGGAATTAGAAAAAAAATTGGATGAAGTATTGGAAAATCAGCAATTACAAAATCAATTTAATCAAGCATTAGTTCAAAAATTACAAGAGATTACCAATGAATTAGTTACTACAAAAGAGTATTTAGCTAATACTGAGAGAAAACTAACTGAAGTAGAGGGGAAAAATAGTGAATTAGAAGTCTTTATAGAGAAAAAGTTAGAGAAACGAGATCAGTTATTGCTTGAAAACATTAGAGATATACAGAAACAAAATCAGAAACAAAAACGGAAAGGTGTTTTTGGTTTGTTTAAAGACTAA
- a CDS encoding MFS transporter has product VLIMTKGFVGLVITAILYGVGFGSAQPALQVAMIRLAPPEKRGVANATFFTAFDLGIGLGSIILGFVSQLMGYQMLFLVCAVSGFISLLIFILFVKKTLK; this is encoded by the coding sequence CGTCCTAATAATGACCAAAGGATTTGTTGGACTAGTAATTACAGCTATTTTGTACGGAGTTGGATTCGGATCAGCACAACCTGCTCTTCAAGTAGCAATGATACGATTAGCTCCACCAGAGAAAAGGGGAGTAGCGAACGCTACATTTTTTACTGCTTTTGATTTAGGGATTGGTTTAGGGTCTATTATTCTAGGGTTTGTTTCACAACTCATGGGATATCAAATGTTATTTTTGGTTTGTGCTGTATCTGGGTTTATTAGTCTGTTAATTTTTATTTTGTTTGTAAAAAAGACATTAAAATAA
- a CDS encoding DinB family protein, with translation MNTIDLLLLNLKEVRRRSIKVWKAIPSDKLDWKPDEKAMTCLEMIRHVLESEHYYHLAIENRGSLKEYNSPFENRPFLSVEDELNFAEIYHKQFLDTVRSFSSEDLNTIKIDRSNVGYIRSLGDMLMRIAYHEGVHTGQMLDYMRTMKIERPNIWD, from the coding sequence TTGAACACTATTGATTTATTATTATTAAATCTAAAAGAAGTGAGAAGAAGGAGTATAAAGGTATGGAAAGCAATTCCGAGTGATAAATTAGATTGGAAACCAGATGAAAAAGCTATGACTTGTTTAGAGATGATTCGACATGTACTGGAATCAGAACATTATTATCATCTGGCTATTGAAAATAGGGGAAGTCTAAAAGAGTATAATTCTCCATTTGAAAACAGACCTTTTTTATCTGTCGAAGATGAACTGAATTTTGCTGAGATATATCACAAACAATTTTTAGATACTGTTCGTTCTTTTTCTAGTGAAGATTTAAATACAATTAAAATTGATCGTTCAAATGTAGGGTATATCCGTTCTTTAGGGGATATGTTAATGCGTATAGCATATCATGAGGGTGTTCATACAGGACAAATGTTAGATTATATGAGAACAATGAAAATTGAACGCCCAAATATATGGGATTAA
- a CDS encoding ABC transporter ATP-binding protein — MDILQVRDLSKIYTGKAAYKALSNIDLTINKGEFVGIMGPSGSGKTTFLNMISTIDAPTSGEVLINGKNPYRLSSHDLALFRRRELGFIFQSFNLLNTLTVKENILLPLTLDNVNLKEMNKRVELISNQLGIGKILNKRTYEISGGQAQRTAIARALIHSPQLVLADEPTGNLDSKAAGDVMELLTKLNKEQQATMMLVTHDPMAASYCDRVVFIKDGTFYNEIYCSDTRSMFYQNIIDVLSLLGGNQHEFSSIRM, encoded by the coding sequence ATGGACATACTACAGGTTCGCGACTTAAGTAAAATCTACACAGGAAAAGCAGCCTATAAAGCACTTTCAAATATTGATTTGACGATAAATAAGGGGGAGTTTGTAGGAATTATGGGGCCATCTGGAAGTGGAAAAACTACTTTCCTCAATATGATTTCTACTATTGATGCGCCAACATCGGGGGAAGTATTGATTAATGGCAAGAACCCTTATCGTTTGTCCTCTCATGACTTAGCACTATTTCGGCGTCGTGAATTAGGATTTATCTTTCAATCATTTAACCTTTTGAATACTTTAACAGTAAAAGAAAATATTCTTCTTCCACTTACATTAGACAATGTAAATCTGAAAGAAATGAACAAACGAGTAGAACTAATTTCAAACCAATTAGGTATTGGGAAAATTTTAAATAAACGAACCTATGAAATTTCAGGCGGACAAGCTCAACGAACAGCGATTGCTCGTGCACTCATTCATTCTCCTCAATTAGTTCTTGCAGATGAACCGACAGGGAACTTAGATTCAAAAGCTGCTGGTGATGTAATGGAACTATTAACGAAATTAAACAAGGAACAACAAGCAACCATGATGTTAGTGACACATGATCCAATGGCTGCGAGTTACTGCGACCGAGTGGTCTTTATTAAAGATGGTACATTTTATAATGAAATTTATTGTAGTGATACTCGTTCTATGTTTTATCAAAACATTATAGATGTATTGTCCTTACTAGGAGGAAATCAACATGAATTTTCGTCAATTCGCATGTAA
- a CDS encoding DUF1433 domain-containing protein codes for MKKIIIWFVSAVVLIAGGYFTMEYLNQKEKEQVQEEKFWKAQKIRVEKYIHYNIQDVKSITFTKKEVSPMGVPKLKGYINKDEQLWFIASISTTKDFEDDFSRSGELGKLIKDPEKSVSEIEKEEKAKKQ; via the coding sequence ATGAAGAAAATAATCATCTGGTTTGTATCTGCTGTGGTGCTTATAGCAGGAGGGTATTTTACTATGGAATACTTAAATCAAAAAGAAAAAGAACAAGTACAAGAAGAAAAATTTTGGAAAGCACAAAAAATAAGAGTAGAAAAGTATATTCATTATAATATTCAAGATGTAAAGTCTATTACATTTACAAAAAAAGAAGTAAGTCCTATGGGCGTTCCTAAATTAAAGGGTTATATAAATAAAGATGAACAGTTATGGTTTATAGCTAGTATTAGTACAACAAAAGATTTTGAAGATGATTTTTCGCGTTCTGGAGAACTGGGGAAACTGATAAAAGACCCTGAAAAATCCGTATCAGAAATTGAAAAGGAAGAGAAAGCAAAGAAACAATAG
- a CDS encoding YjcZ family sporulation protein produces MGFGGSCGSGFAGGFALLVVLFILLIIVGAACFC; encoded by the coding sequence ATGGGCTTTGGTGGTAGTTGTGGCAGCGGCTTTGCTGGAGGATTCGCATTACTCGTTGTGCTCTTTATATTATTAATCATAGTTGGAGCTGCTTGCTTCTGCTAA
- a CDS encoding IS3 family transposase, translated as FVLGHEPVVAKNRIQRRFKATKPNEKWFTDITYLMFGNKTLYFSSIIDGFNNEIISYKIGETQDVSLVLDTLKEALRKRNVIDTILHSDQGKVYTSKQFQTYAKEKGIITSMSRTGNCHDNALIESFHSHLKSEGFYAQNIKQSNNASIIQTVDEYIHYYNNERIQRKLDNMSPIAYRKHVV; from the coding sequence ATTTGTACTCGGTCATGAACCAGTGGTAGCTAAAAATAGAATACAACGAAGATTTAAAGCTACCAAGCCTAATGAAAAATGGTTCACGGATATCACGTATTTGATGTTCGGCAATAAGACTCTTTATTTTTCATCTATTATAGATGGGTTTAACAATGAAATTATAAGTTATAAAATAGGTGAGACACAGGATGTTTCTCTTGTATTAGATACTCTAAAAGAAGCTTTAAGAAAGCGAAATGTGATTGATACGATTTTACATTCGGATCAAGGAAAAGTGTATACATCAAAACAATTTCAAACATATGCCAAAGAAAAAGGCATTATCACAAGCATGTCTCGTACAGGAAACTGCCATGATAATGCCCTCATAGAATCCTTTCATTCTCACTTGAAATCCGAAGGATTCTATGCGCAAAATATAAAACAATCGAATAATGCTAGTATAATACAAACTGTGGATGAATACATCCACTACTATAATAATGAACGGATTCAGAGAAAATTAGATAACATGTCACCTATAGCTTATAGGAAACATGTTGTCTAG
- a CDS encoding IS6 family transposase — translation MRYFKGKQFKKDIILVAVGYYCRFSLSYRDVSEILKERGISVQPTTIMRWVHEYDNLIYQIWKMKNKSARLSWHLDETYIKVKGGWRYLYRAIDKEGHTLDIQLRKKRDHQAAYAFMKRLVNHFGEPTVLTTDKAPALLCAFNKLRKQGFYQTTIHCTIKHLNNLIEQDHRHVKRRFAKSAGFRNLRHASRTIKGIETIHALYKQRRSLQRDSAFSTYNELQQLLATS, via the coding sequence ATGAGATATTTTAAAGGAAAACAATTCAAGAAAGATATTATTTTAGTAGCTGTCGGCTACTACTGCCGTTTTTCTTTAAGTTATCGCGATGTCTCTGAAATCCTGAAAGAACGCGGTATTTCAGTTCAGCCAACAACCATCATGCGATGGGTTCATGAATATGACAATCTCATCTATCAAATTTGGAAAATGAAAAATAAATCTGCACGCTTATCTTGGCATTTGGATGAAACTTATATCAAAGTTAAGGGAGGATGGCGTTATCTCTATCGTGCAATTGATAAAGAGGGACACACATTAGATATTCAACTTCGTAAAAAGCGAGATCATCAAGCTGCCTATGCCTTCATGAAAAGATTAGTAAACCATTTTGGAGAACCAACGGTTCTCACTACAGACAAAGCGCCAGCATTACTTTGCGCATTTAACAAATTAAGAAAACAAGGATTTTATCAAACTACAATCCATTGTACTATCAAGCATTTAAACAATCTTATTGAACAGGATCATAGGCATGTAAAGAGACGTTTTGCTAAATCCGCAGGATTTCGAAATCTTCGTCATGCTTCACGTACGATAAAAGGTATTGAAACCATTCATGCTCTATATAAACAAAGGCGAAGTCTTCAAAGAGACTCCGCCTTTTCAACGTACAATGAACTTCAACAATTACTAGCTACTTCTTAA
- a CDS encoding IS4 family transposase produces the protein MNLSTFDKLELFSKELQRYMSPDALEQLAREIGFVQRKSKYRAQDLVALCVWLSENIANASLTQLCSRLEATTGISMSSEGLNQRFNSQAVKLLQQILASLLHHQFCSSSQVLTSYINYFRRIRILDSTHFQVPDKFASTYQGSGGSGQSAGVKIQLEYDLLSGQFLHVHVGSGKHNDKAYGSTCLTTLQPNDVCIRDLGYFDLKDLHTIDKNDAYFISRLKLNTRIYRKNKEPEYFQNGTIKKHSEYIQLDMEQFIDQLQSGETYEIPEIYIGMYQKLLVRGTT, from the coding sequence ATGAACTTATCGACTTTTGATAAATTAGAATTGTTTTCTAAAGAGTTACAACGATATATGTCACCTGATGCCTTAGAACAATTAGCTAGAGAGATAGGATTTGTTCAACGAAAAAGTAAATATCGTGCACAAGATTTAGTAGCTCTTTGTGTTTGGTTAAGTGAAAACATAGCAAACGCTTCATTGACACAACTATGTAGTCGATTAGAAGCTACCACAGGTATTTCTATGAGTTCAGAAGGACTCAATCAGCGCTTTAATTCTCAAGCTGTAAAGTTGTTACAACAAATATTAGCCTCGTTACTCCATCACCAATTTTGTTCATCTAGCCAGGTTCTAACATCGTATATAAACTACTTTCGTCGGATTCGTATATTGGATTCCACACATTTTCAGGTTCCAGATAAATTTGCTTCTACATATCAAGGTTCAGGAGGTAGTGGTCAAAGTGCTGGTGTGAAAATTCAACTAGAATACGATTTATTAAGTGGTCAGTTTCTACATGTTCATGTCGGATCGGGAAAACACAATGATAAAGCCTATGGTTCTACTTGTTTAACGACTCTTCAACCGAACGATGTATGTATACGGGATTTAGGATACTTCGATTTAAAAGATCTACATACTATAGACAAGAATGATGCTTATTTTATTTCAAGATTAAAGCTCAATACACGGATATATCGGAAGAATAAAGAGCCAGAATACTTTCAAAATGGAACAATAAAAAAGCATTCTGAGTACATCCAATTAGATATGGAGCAATTCATTGATCAATTACAGTCAGGTGAAACATATGAAATTCCTGAGATTTATATTGGAATGTATCAAAAGCTTCTTGTAAGGGGTACCACC
- a CDS encoding plasmid recombination protein gives MLFSISFNQSHQSSLSHNNRENIHGNPGIDPSRLEENIYFVQKDIQSVYKDVFQEAVDKYNEKQKRNDRKIKDYYEKIRKDEKTHEQRELVVAIGEGKDDPKYRESKKEALKQYAEAFQGRNPNLAVYNMVLHDDEANPHLHINYVPNFESSRGLTRRVGMDRALQQQGVKGKGTELIANWRILETAYIEELAKEHISDFERANVGSHKYMKVRQYKEYAEMKSTVENQIYEKEMQLEVFDHHMKHTEEKVNELQMVKTHVADKYKELEAVEQQVKSESEKLQLIGQRYIELEKKVKQQQKELDSVTNQVPNEPVVIPFLRREVITEVQDKMFGKAEITKKQTRNYVLSPEQYRKITKQVNAAVTIKKDYERLKEIDFVKENESLKVHAEGWMKENRTLKQEKNQLQKEVGVLNREISSLKAHIKGLQTNIRVLYLQTKKVFKEQFKAFRESVKNELDSKGVDNQFEREHKREISRHRDFDRER, from the coding sequence ATGTTGTTCTCTATCTCATTTAATCAATCTCACCAAAGTTCATTAAGCCATAATAACAGGGAAAACATTCATGGGAATCCTGGCATCGATCCATCCAGGTTAGAGGAGAATATCTACTTTGTTCAAAAGGACATCCAAAGTGTATACAAGGATGTCTTTCAAGAAGCGGTGGACAAGTATAACGAGAAACAAAAACGGAATGACCGTAAGATTAAGGACTATTATGAAAAAATACGTAAAGATGAAAAGACACATGAGCAACGAGAACTCGTTGTAGCGATTGGGGAAGGCAAAGACGACCCAAAGTATAGGGAATCCAAAAAGGAAGCGTTAAAACAGTATGCTGAGGCGTTTCAAGGGCGAAATCCGAATCTAGCAGTTTATAACATGGTTTTACATGATGATGAAGCAAATCCGCATTTACATATTAACTATGTACCGAATTTCGAAAGTAGTCGAGGATTAACGAGGCGTGTCGGAATGGATAGAGCCTTGCAACAACAAGGCGTAAAAGGAAAAGGGACGGAGTTAATTGCAAATTGGAGAATATTAGAAACAGCTTATATTGAGGAATTAGCAAAAGAGCATATTTCTGATTTTGAGAGAGCAAATGTAGGATCTCACAAGTACATGAAAGTTCGTCAATACAAGGAATATGCTGAAATGAAATCAACCGTTGAGAATCAAATATATGAAAAAGAAATGCAGTTAGAAGTTTTTGACCATCATATGAAACATACTGAAGAAAAAGTAAATGAATTACAGATGGTGAAAACACATGTGGCTGATAAATACAAAGAGTTAGAAGCAGTGGAACAACAAGTGAAAAGTGAAAGTGAAAAGTTACAGCTGATTGGTCAGCGATATATAGAGTTAGAAAAAAAGGTGAAACAACAGCAAAAAGAATTGGATAGTGTTACGAATCAAGTGCCAAATGAACCTGTTGTGATTCCGTTTTTGCGTAGAGAAGTAATAACAGAAGTACAAGATAAAATGTTTGGGAAAGCTGAAATCACGAAGAAACAGACAAGAAATTATGTATTATCACCTGAACAGTATCGTAAAATAACAAAACAAGTGAATGCAGCAGTTACTATCAAAAAGGATTATGAGCGTTTGAAAGAGATAGATTTTGTGAAAGAGAATGAGAGTTTAAAAGTGCATGCAGAAGGATGGATGAAAGAAAATCGAACATTGAAACAAGAAAAAAACCAGTTGCAAAAAGAAGTTGGTGTATTAAATAGAGAAATTAGCTCATTAAAAGCTCATATAAAGGGTTTGCAGACAAATATAAGAGTTTTGTATTTACAAACGAAAAAAGTTTTTAAAGAGCAATTTAAGGCGTTTAGAGAGAGTGTTAAAAATGAATTGGATAGCAAGGGAGTAGATAATCAATTTGAACGTGAACATAAGAGAGAAATAAGCAGACATCGAGATTTTGATAGGGAACGGTAA
- a CDS encoding thiol-activated cytolysin family protein, with protein sequence FNAVANGEKKVMVAAYKQIFYTVSAELPNNPSDLFDNSVTFDELTRKGISKAAPPVMVSNVAYGRTVYVKLETSSKSKDVQAAFKALIKNQSVEASGQYKDIFEDSTFTAVVLGGDAKEHNKVVTKDFNEIRNIIKDNA encoded by the coding sequence CTTTAATGCTGTTGCAAATGGAGAGAAAAAAGTGATGGTTGCGGCATATAAGCAAATCTTTTATACCGTAAGTGCAGAACTACCTAACAATCCATCAGACCTTTTTGATAATAGTGTTACGTTTGACGAGTTAACTCGTAAAGGGATAAGTAAGGCGGCTCCGCCTGTTATGGTATCAAATGTAGCTTATGGTAGAACAGTTTATGTGAAATTAGAAACATCATCTAAGAGTAAAGATGTACAAGCTGCTTTTAAAGCCTTAATTAAGAATCAAAGCGTTGAAGCGAGTGGACAGTACAAAGATATTTTTGAAGACAGTACCTTTACCGCTGTAGTATTAGGCGGAGATGCAAAAGAGCATAACAAGGTTGTTACAAAAGATTTTAATGAAATCCGAAATATCATTAAAGATAATGCAG
- a CDS encoding helix-turn-helix domain-containing protein encodes MELGSKLKKLRKEHNYSQNQLADKLNVTAQAVSKWENDKCAPDIINLVQLSDLYNVSLDYLIKSDKELQNHLSLENNRLKVMKYFILCISLIVIFVLFILIKSQFFMFGHGLGTWILIVCLLGFSVSIFFSLYCYIIKKNYFISLWIAFLMLSCIVCLTSFYDYIMKVIFS; translated from the coding sequence ATGGAGTTAGGAAGTAAGTTAAAAAAACTACGTAAAGAACATAATTATTCTCAAAATCAGTTAGCCGATAAATTGAACGTTACTGCTCAAGCTGTTTCCAAATGGGAAAATGATAAATGCGCTCCGGATATTATTAATCTTGTTCAACTAAGCGATTTATACAATGTTAGTTTAGATTATTTAATTAAATCGGATAAAGAACTGCAAAATCACCTTTCTTTAGAAAATAACCGTTTAAAAGTAATGAAATATTTTATATTATGCATTTCTTTAATTGTTATTTTTGTTCTTTTTATTTTAATAAAATCTCAATTTTTCATGTTTGGACATGGCCTCGGAACTTGGATTCTTATTGTATGTCTTTTAGGCTTTTCAGTTTCTATTTTTTTCAGTTTATATTGTTACATAATTAAAAAAAATTATTTTATATCTCTTTGGATAGCTTTCTTAATGCTAAGCTGTATAGTATGTTTAACCTCATTTTATGACTATATCATGAAGGTAATATTCTCCTAG
- a CDS encoding DUF1433 domain-containing protein, producing MKKILVIVLSIICIIAGGYFTMEYLKQKEKEKAQEEKFWKTQEARVEKFIRYNVKDMKSIKFTKHEINPMGIPSIKGYINDNQELWFVASISTTENFEDHFGRSGELGKLIKDPEKAVSEIEKEEKEKKQE from the coding sequence ATGAAAAAGATATTGGTAATTGTTTTATCCATTATTTGTATTATAGCAGGAGGGTATTTTACTATGGAATACTTAAAACAAAAAGAAAAAGAAAAAGCACAAGAAGAAAAGTTTTGGAAAACACAAGAAGCACGGGTTGAAAAGTTTATTCGTTATAATGTTAAAGATATGAAATCTATTAAATTTACAAAACATGAGATAAATCCGATGGGAATCCCTTCTATAAAAGGATATATAAATGATAATCAAGAATTATGGTTTGTAGCTAGTATTAGTACTACAGAAAATTTTGAAGATCATTTTGGACGTTCTGGAGAACTGGGGAAACTTATAAAAGATCCTGAAAAAGCTGTATCAGAAATTGAAAAAGAAGAGAAGGAAAAGAAACAAGAGTAG
- a CDS encoding nitrous oxide-stimulated promoter family protein, which translates to MKIHVNPLKKSYNQSRETLEREALAMNRIEREEKTISIMIDMYCKNEHEQDTICEECQKLKEYAYFRLSKCPFQEKKPACQNCKIHCYKPDMKDFVKDVMKKSGPKMILKHPYFAVMHVVDTMKKAPDLPKRKKS; encoded by the coding sequence ATGAAAATTCATGTAAATCCTCTAAAAAAGTCTTACAATCAAAGCAGAGAGACTTTGGAACGGGAGGCACTAGCCATGAATCGAATTGAACGTGAAGAGAAAACAATTAGCATTATGATTGATATGTATTGTAAAAACGAACATGAACAAGATACTATATGTGAAGAATGTCAGAAGTTAAAAGAGTATGCTTATTTTCGTTTATCAAAATGTCCATTTCAAGAGAAGAAGCCAGCATGTCAAAATTGCAAAATTCATTGTTATAAACCAGATATGAAAGATTTCGTTAAGGATGTTATGAAGAAGAGCGGACCGAAAATGATTTTAAAACATCCATATTTCGCGGTCATGCATGTTGTTGACACAATGAAGAAGGCTCCTGACTTACCGAAAAGAAAAAAGAGCTAA